DNA sequence from the Chitinispirillales bacterium ANBcel5 genome:
CTCTATTAAGCTTTTTTCCCATACTTGCAAGTGCTATTTCAAATCCCAGTTTATGCAAAGCACTTACAAGCTCAACAGTATATGACCATACTCCACCCACTGTATCGGTTGTTATTAATAACCGCTTCACTTGACCCTCCCTACCTAAACTTTTTTTATTTTTTCTCTCAAGCTGTTATTCTTACTCACCATTTATGCTTATTAATTTATAGTAATGATCATGGCCATCACTATTCTTTTCACAAAGAAATGCAAGATGAGCCTGGTCAAATTTTTCAAAAAATTTATCCCATGAAATAGGTTCATACTTTTCTTTATCTGAATCCTCGGGAAACAGTATTCTGATAACTCCACTTTCTTCTTTAGCAATAAGTTCATCAGGAACTAGTACAGGAAAACCACCACGCTCCTCAACCCATTTTTTGATGAACCGATGATTTGATGTGATTTTTGAGTTATCATTAAACATTTTCTTACTCCTTTCAGGTACCCTACCAACTATCTTCCGTATATACTATCAATGATCTGGGAAACAGTATACAGACGCTCTCCTTCAGGATCATATTTTTTCCCTTCATAAAGGTTTTGTGCCCACTCAACGATAGCCCTACCACCCCAATCATCAGGAGGACTAAGCAAAACTTCTTTTGAAGTTCCCCTATATCGTTCAAGGGTAAAGTCATAAAATGAACCATTTACATTTTTAATACAAAGTGAACCCCTGGTTCCAAATAAAGTGATATTTATAACAGCATCGCATCCGGTATTTAAATTCCATGAACAGGCGATTTGGACATTAGTGTTGTTTTCAAGCCCAATCTGAACAAAAGAATGGTCTTCTATGATACCCATTTTATTACTCACAGGTTTGCCTTTAGAAAAATGTTTTCCAGACACAGTTTTAACCTGATGTTCATCAAGTAAGTACAATACAGTATCAACCATATGAATACCTAAATCCATAACACAACCACCACCTGATAATGAAGGGTTATAGAACCATTCCTTATCAGGACCATAGGCATTGTGAAAACAGGCATCTACAGCATATATCTCTCCTATATCACCACTTTTCAGAAGTTCTTTAGTAAGTGATGTGGCCTTAAGATGACGATATGAAAAATCCACGCCCAGAAGTTTATCCTGAATTCGTGCAGTATCCAATATTTCTCTGCATTCACCTGCGGTTCTGGCGAGAGGTTTTTGACAAAAAACAGAACACCCTGCTTCTAACGCATCAATTGTTTGCTTTCCATGTAATGCACTTGGCGTTGCTATTACAACTCCATCAACAGCACTGTAATCTATTTGCTGAGAATCAGTGCATAGATATGCATAAGGATTATTTTCACTGATTTTTGATAGTGTACAGGGTTGAGTATCGGAAAGATAGAGTGCCTGAGCCAGACCACTTCCAAGCACAGCCTGCATTCTATTATACCCTATCCAGCCCAGACCGATAAAAGCTAAATTTAGTTTTTGAGTTATACTTTTAGTTTCTACAGTCATGGTATCACCACAGCTTTCAAAAAACCATCTGGTCTTGAGTTCATGATTTCGAATGCTTCATTTGTCTCTCTCAATGGAAAGGTGTGCGTGATTAAAGGAGCTATATCTATCTTACCTTCACAAATTACTTGAACTGCCTTTTTCATACCTTCAATATATTTCGACTCTTCCCGTTCATGAGCATTAATTACATCTATTCCTTTCCAGTTCCACTGTTGCAGATTTATACTCCTGTTTCCATCCTGGTGATACCCGGCTATAATCAATCTTCCCCTGTTAGCAATAATTTCTGAGGCTATATTCAATGGCCAACTGTGACCAGAGGCTTCAATAACGGTTTCACATCCCTTCGATTGAGTAAGGTTTGCAACATGCTGGATAACCTTGTTATGATCATCCATAGAAACAACTTCAGAAGCTCCAAACTGTTCTGCGAGTTCTAATGCAAAATGTCTCCTGGAAAGAGCAACAACTCTGGCTCCAGCCAATGAACATAACCTGACAAGCAATATTCCCAAAAAACCGTTGCCTACAATTGCTACATTTTGTCCAGGTTGAATATTACTTCTCTCAAAAATATTCATAGCACAACCCAACGGTTCACCAGGAAAATACAAATCATTGAGTTCACGAGGAACAGTAACCAGATTTTTCCCATTAACTATTTCATACTGGGCAAATGCTTTATTCGAAATAAAACATACTCTATCACCTACTTGAACGTCTCTTACATTATCTCCTATCTCTTCAACGATCCCCCACCCTTCATGTCCCGGAGCACCATAATCTAAAGGATAAGAAAACCAATCTCTTCCTTCCCAAATTGGAATATTTGAAGCACAAACACCACACCCCTGTAATTTTACCAAAACTTCATCTTTTAAGTTTTGTCGCAAACATATTTTTTCTGGTACAAATTTTTTAGGGTATAAACAGCGCAGCGCCTCCATTTCTACTACTATTTCTTTTTCCTTAGTTTCCGGGCATTCCTTTGCTAAAAGATCTTCTCTCATCCTACATTCTCCTTTTCCATCGATACTTTGCTTATTCTATTCTCTGAAAGCCACCTGTATAGCCGTTTTACACCATTTCTCCAACTTACCTTAGGCTCCCAACCGGTT
Encoded proteins:
- a CDS encoding Gfo/Idh/MocA family oxidoreductase produces the protein MTVETKSITQKLNLAFIGLGWIGYNRMQAVLGSGLAQALYLSDTQPCTLSKISENNPYAYLCTDSQQIDYSAVDGVVIATPSALHGKQTIDALEAGCSVFCQKPLARTAGECREILDTARIQDKLLGVDFSYRHLKATSLTKELLKSGDIGEIYAVDACFHNAYGPDKEWFYNPSLSGGGCVMDLGIHMVDTVLYLLDEHQVKTVSGKHFSKGKPVSNKMGIIEDHSFVQIGLENNTNVQIACSWNLNTGCDAVINITLFGTRGSLCIKNVNGSFYDFTLERYRGTSKEVLLSPPDDWGGRAIVEWAQNLYEGKKYDPEGERLYTVSQIIDSIYGR
- a CDS encoding zinc-binding dehydrogenase; this translates as MREDLLAKECPETKEKEIVVEMEALRCLYPKKFVPEKICLRQNLKDEVLVKLQGCGVCASNIPIWEGRDWFSYPLDYGAPGHEGWGIVEEIGDNVRDVQVGDRVCFISNKAFAQYEIVNGKNLVTVPRELNDLYFPGEPLGCAMNIFERSNIQPGQNVAIVGNGFLGILLVRLCSLAGARVVALSRRHFALELAEQFGASEVVSMDDHNKVIQHVANLTQSKGCETVIEASGHSWPLNIASEIIANRGRLIIAGYHQDGNRSINLQQWNWKGIDVINAHEREESKYIEGMKKAVQVICEGKIDIAPLITHTFPLRETNEAFEIMNSRPDGFLKAVVIP